agtgaatattaGCTATCAGTATTGTTACCACTGTTCATCGAAGCAGAAGGTGGATATATGGTTTATATCAAGAGCTAAACTTCTCGGCATAGCCCTTCTACCTGGGAGGCTCCGCAACCCCCAGGTCGCTGGATTGATCTGCTGACTGAAACTCAGGTTAATGACCCCAGAGGAGGATGGATCAATGGCCAGGGCCCTGACCTTGGGTTGGATGGACACACTGACCTTCTGGACCTGTCtggtttttccaggctgtctcCAAGCATCAGAGACTCCTATACGTGTACGGCTGTGGGGGAACGCCTTAGCCACTGTgttcccccagctggggaagccaGGCTGGACAAGCCGTCTTCAAGCCTGTGCTCACCTTCTGTCAGAAGTGGGGCACTTGCTGCCTCGTTTCTAAGCAACATCCTTATAACGAGCTAGAGtcaccttttttgttttgtttaatttagaatccagaattgTGGCATTGGGAAGGGACTTCAGGAATCACCTAGTCCATTTATTTCGTCCTCTGGGCTTACGTAGTGACCTGCCTCCCTCAGCCTTAAATGATCAATCTCATGCAGAATTTATTCCTTAGTTGATCTGTTCCAGGCCCGGAGTGGGTACTGAGGATGTGATCAATCAGACCCGATGATCCCTGGAAGAGCGCCCTATGCAGGTAAGCTGGGAGGTAGCCTGTATAGCCAGCATCGCTGTCCAGGTGGGTACCAAGTGCTTATCGAGCCTGCAGGAGGCAGGCGGAGACCTGGACTCACCCTGGGGTTTAGGTTCCGGTGTCCCGCTTTATGTTTGACCTTGGGCTGGCCACTTTATTTCCCCCAGTCTCAGGTTCCCTCTCTGTAAAATAGTAGTGATCTACTCCACAGGGTAACTGTAGGGATGAGCCATGAAAGCAGTACAGCCTCgagcacttagtaggtgctcaagaaaaaacaaaaccaagaacaaTGGAAAAACAGGTGTGAGGGGGCAGGCTGCCTGCTAAGGGTCctgggaggaggtgacatttagggAGCAggttcccagagcagggaaggaggagacaGCAGGGTCTGGGGGCGGGTGAGTGCTTGATGTTGTCCCCCAGCCTCCTGCTCTGAGAAGCCCTGCCTCCAGGTCTCTGGAACTTTTCAGATTGCTGGGGTGCTCAAGTCCCATGAATGGCTGGGAGGCTCTGGAAGGGGCAAAATCACACAGCTGCCCAGATTTCTagaagtaagtgtgtgtgtgtgtgtgtgtgtgtctgtgtgtgtgtgtgtctgtgttttaacGTCCTGTTCTAAATAGCTTTGTTTTCCAAGGATCATATGACcgctcctcctccacccccgctGGCCATGGGCAGGCGGGGCGTAGGCCGGCGCGGGTGTTGCAACTTCGGGCCAGAAAGTGGAGATCAGCTGTCGGGCGGCGGCCACGTGACCCGCCCCGGGGATAAATGCACGGCGCGGGCCGGGATCGGGACGTCGCCCTCCGACCCGCTTCCTCGCGTCCTATCCGAGCCATCGGAGCCAGCACCGCAGCCCGCACCGAGAGCTGCCGGACAGATGGAGCAACCGCAGCCCGACAGGCAAGCGCAAGGCGGCGGGGCAGCGTGGCGGCGGGGCGGGGGACCGGCCTCTCCCCGGCGGGGCAGCCCCTACCCTCTCGCCGAGCTCTTGAGACAGAATGGGGAAGCAGGAAGCGACCTCACCGAGCAGCCAGTCACTTGGGCTTTGGTCTAGGGAGGAGCTGGGTTCTAGTCTCGCCGGGTAGGGTAGTTGGAGGGATGAAAGGTGATTTACATGCCTGGCTCCGGGTGGGTGAGCGATGGGAGTGTTGCTATggactccaactttgttcttggCGGTGGACTTGTGAGTGTGGTTGGAGGTGGCTGCTTAGTTCAGGATTCCTGCGGCTGCTGGAACCTGGGTGACAGTGCCTAGTTTTCTTACAAGACCCCCCTCTTGGCCACATCCATCTCTCACTAGCTGTTGATTGCCTGGGCAGGACAGCAGCTGAGCCAGACGTGAGGGAGACTGCGGTGTCCCCACTTAGAGACGAGGATGGCACAGTTGAGGGAGGCAGCAAGGCCAAGGGCTCCTGTCTAGCAGGTGTAAGAGCTGGGTTTTGAACCTTGATCTGTCCACCTCCAAATCTGGCTCCTTCCCTTCTCCTAAGGATTTGATCAGCATATACAGAATAGGAGATGATGCTTCTGGAAGGGGtgcaggagagaaaggagaaatgacaatTCTGTGGCTTCTTCACTCAGACACTTTGGTGATGAGCATAACATGATAGGGGGTCATGAGTTTTGAATCTGAAACCTCAACAAAGTTAATGAATTAAATCTTGGGtctaaaatcaatcaatcaaagcAATCGCCAGGTTGAATCTGAGGGTTCACCCTGCCGACTGCTGCTTCTCCCTGGGTGGTGCTGCCTCCTCTCTTACATTGAGAAGATCTGGTACCAGGATTTCCCCCTTGGTTTTGGGGACCGTATTGCATAGTGTTTTATGTAATACAGTTAATTTGGGGCTGCATCTTAAGGCGCTTGGGACTGTGGCCTGTGCACTAGATGGAAGTCTGGATTTCTGCAGAGAAGCCCGATGAAAGCCAAAATCTCTGGAAGGCCTGCCGACAGGTGGGCGTACCCTCAGAGGCTCAGGAAGAACCCTGCTCAGAGCCATCCCCCTGTTCacctttctcttttccctctgtAGCATGCCCCAGGATTTGTCTGAGGCCCTGAAGGAGGCCACCCAGGAGGTGCACACCCAGGCAGAGAATGCTGAGTTCATGAAGAACTTTCAGAGGGGCCAGGTGACCCGAGAAGGCTTTAAGGTATGTGGCCAGGTGGCAGAGGGTGGCCAGTGGTGTAAGTGGGGATTGGGTCCagggatgctgaaggaccagatAGGCATGACATTGAGGCTCGGAGAGGGGAGGTGactaacccaaggtcacacagcatgtgACCTATGTGGTGTGACCTGCGTGGTACTGTGGAGGGGCTAGGGCAGTTGTACCATCAACTGACCACCTAGTCTGTGCCCAGCGTTTtattccttgatttcttttttctttctttctctcttttttttaaaatggaggtactgggtattgaactcaggaccttgtgcatgctaagcatgtgttatACTACCGAGTGATACCCACTCCCTCATATTTGATTCCTAATCTGTGCCTCAGCCTTGATAAGGAAGATGAGGCAgggaaggctcagagaggttaagtaactaacagaagatcacacagccagtaaggaaATGGGAAAGGCCAAAATCAAACCAAGACTGGCTTCATTTCAGAGCTTGTGCTTTTGATCTAGTTCTAGTTTGCCTCTGAAAGCAGAGGGGTGGCGGGGTGGGGTAGTATGGGTTCGAGCCCCAGCACATCCATTTCCTAATAGTAAGATTGTGGGCACCTTATCTGACTTCCCTCAGGTATCTTTTCTCCTTGTGAGATTTTCAACAGCGGGGTTTTCTTCAGGGCACAGATCTATGTGAGGCAGATTTTGTTATTTCCTGGCACAGTTGTGAAATTCATGCAGAGAGAAGGCAAGCACTTGACAGAGAACCAGGAAGGTGCTGGGTGTGAGGCTTGTTGGAGCTGAActgtggggtggggagctggATCCCACCATTCCTGCACCCCCTGCCTTTTGGTTTCTGGACACACTTCCAACACAAGAAGTGCTTCAGTGAAGGGAGATTAACGCAGTTAAAGGGCCTTGGGCTATGGCCTGTGGATGCTGGGTTTAGCTCTTTCTCCCTCATTCTCCCCATGATGTCTCCACAAAAAAGATGACCAACACCTGGTTGCTGTGATGTGGCTGAGGAGGTGGGTGTTGGAGTATCCCATCCCCAGGCactgtagacttttttttttaattattaaatgttttttcttttttgggggggtaaggggaagtcattaggtttatttatttgttttaacggaggtactggggattgaacctaggacctcatgcatgccaagcatgcactctacccctgagctatcctTCCCCTTGCACCATGGACTTTGGATCCTGAATATCCACTGATGGCCCCAGTGCTCACTCAGATTATGCTGAGGgaggtggcattttttttttaaatcaccacaGCTTCTGATTTGAGTGCTACGTGCCAGGCTGCATCCAGAGCTTTTGCCTGCATCAGCCTGCTCGACCCTCGACCCAGCCCCATTTGGGGTGTTGTCAGGTGATCTCTCTCGGCAGGGAAGGGAACAGAGGCCTGACTTGCACAGAGTCACTCCCAGACTTCAGCTCGCCCAGAGAGGGCGAGCGGCTTACCCGCAGTCACACAGTTGAGGACTAGCTCAGCCGAGTTAGAACCCGGTTGCTCACAGGTGAAAACCCGAGCTATTTTCTACCAGGCTGTCCGGCTTTCTGCTCTGGTGAGAATTGGGGCTGCCGTGAAGGTGTGTGCCTCAGAAATAACCTGGGAACCTTAACCAGAACTCTTAAACTTTGTCCTCCTTCAAACTCAAACTAGAGAATTAATGTGTAATGGGAGTTTCCTGAGCCAGGGGTCACTGGGCCCGTCCCCCAGCCCAGCTTCCAGCGGTGGTGGGGTTCTGAGCAGGCCTCCAGGAAGGAGGATCACGCCCTGCAGGTGGTCACCCAGAGATCAAAGGCCAGAGTAACACCCTCATTCAGGTCCTCCCTTGCTCCAGAGTCAGGAGGCCCCCTCGGAAAGCCTGGGCTTGCCTTCAGTTTCATTgtctcctggctgtgtgacctccgTGTCTCAGACCCTCTCTGAACCTTTTCTGTGAAATGAGGGGTAGCAACTCTTTTGTAGGATTTTTACCAGGATTAAGCGAGGCTGTGTGTTTTATCCAGTGTGAGGAAAGGGTTTTAGGCTCAGAAAGGGCTTGAGGAAATTTTTCTCCTGGGACACTCCTTCTGACTGCTGTGTGGAGAGGACTGGAGGGGCCAGCCAGAGGTGGGAGCCCAGCCTGGGGTGGGGATGCGGGTCTGTGTTGAAGGCAGTAGTGTGAATGGGGTGGATGGGGTCTTATACATGGCAGCAGCCTGACCTGCTGGCTCTGGTTGCAGCTGGTGACGGCCTCCCTGTACCACATCTACGGGGCCCTGGAGGAGGAGATCGAACACAACAAGGAGAACCCGGTGTTCGCCCCGCTCTACTTCCCAGAGGAGCTGCACCGCAGGGCCGCCCTGGAGCAGGACTTGGCCTTCTGGTATGGACCCCGCTGGCAGGAGAGCATCCCCTACACGCAGGCCACGAGGCGCTACGTGCGGCGACTCCACGAGGTGGGGCGCAGGGAGCCCGAGCTGCTGGTGGCCCACGCCTACACCCGCTACCTGGGCGACCTGTCCGGGGGCCAGGTCCTCAAGAAGATTGCCCAGAAGGCCCTGGACCTGCCCAGCTCCGGGGAGGGTCTGGCCTTCTTCACTTTCCCCAACATCGCCAGCGCCACCAAGTTCAAACAACTCTACCGTGCCCGCATGAACACCCTGGAGATGACCCCTGAGGTCAGGCAGAGGGTCCTGGAAGAGGCCAAGACTGCGTTTCTGCTCAACATTCAGGTGAGGGTCTGGCCATTCAGGGTGGCCGCCACCTCTCCCAGCTACTCCTCCAGGGACATTTCTCTTAGAGCAAGGGAGGGGGCTGAGGGTCACAGTTAAGTGCAGGGGCCTGGAGTCGGGGGTCGGGGCAGGGTTCCAGCTCTCCCCCTTACTTGCTGGGTGATCTTGGGCACATCCCTCCATCGCTCAgtacttcagtttccccatctgtaaaatggggatacagTGGGACCTACCTCCTAGAGtttcttgtgaggattaagtgaatttGAATCAATAAAGGCCCGATAGCAAGGCCGGGCGCAGGGTCTGCCCCTCTAACCTTAGCTACTGTTACTGGGGCCACGAGCGTTACGGCTGTAGCGCACTGGGACAACCCGGAGGCCCTGCGGGGACTGGGTCTCCTGGCTTGTGCTCTCCTGTGGCTTATGCCCAGCCTGGGACCTCAGAAGAGACTGGAAAAATGCCCCTTCCTTGCATTTCCCTAAAAAACGACCACCGTGTAACCCACAAAACCTGGTCAGTCCtccaagaaaaatctgtgtgTTTCAGCGAGGTGTTGCAGAAGGAACGGGAGGGTTGGAGCCAGAGCCCCATTGGAGGGCTGGCTCTTGCTGCCTGCCCTCTGGGTTAGCCTCAGCCCAGGCACTTCATCTCTGGGAGctgcagtttcctcacctgtaaactcTGGCTAACGATTATCATGGAACACACTAAGGATGGATTTCACCAAGAGAAATGAGAGCAGGCAGCGGGCTGCAGCAGAGTGCATCCCTTAGGGGACCACTCATGAAACTGTGCTTTGCAGAGGGACACAGGATCAGGGCATGCGTGGTGACCAGGAACCTCAAATTCAGGATGGCTGTTAGGGGAGCATTTAGGGGAGAGAGCAGGCAGGCGGGTCAAAGGTACTTGGGACATCTCTTGTAAGCTGAGTGAAAGGTACACGATGCTCAGTATTTTTCCTGTGACTTTATTATGTCCTAATGTTTCATAACCAAACCCACACCTTACCTTCGGCCGGCCTAGCACCACCGCTCACTGAGATGTGTGTCTTTGGTTTTGCAGCTGTTTGAGGAGTTGCAGGAGCTGCTGACCCGGGACGCCAAGGACCAGAGTCCCTCGCAAGCACCAGACCTTCACAGGCGGGCCGGCAGCAGGGTGCAAGGTGAGGGCCTCCCGGGAGCGGTGTTTCCTCTGGGCCCTGTTGGAGGGGCATCAGGCCCAGCTGTCTGTCTCCAGCATCACTTGATTGTTCCCATCTTCTCAATGTTTTAAATGAGAAACTGGATGCAGTTGGAGGGCATGGGGCCCACCCTCAGTGGATGATGCTGGGCACATGTGAgactctccaagcctcagtctccccagttCCAGAATCAGGAGGGTTGAGCTGGTTCTAGTTCATTGGCTGGAAAGAAAGACGTGCACACACAGGGCCCTTGGAAGTCATGGCAGATCCCTCCTCCCTCTTAATTTAGGTTCCATTTGGGGCCCTTTAATGGTTCCTGAGCAGAGACCCCCTGACGTGGGGCAGGGGATGATCCAGGACTGCTTCTAGCTATTACTCTGCTGGGAGAGGGTCTGGGAAACTCCCCAAAGCACTGGCGTGCTCCACAAAATGCCCCCTCCCTGAGCCTGACACCCCCAGGGGCAGGAGTGTGGCTTTGGGAGTCTGGGGAGCGAAGAGTGGGGAGTTCAGCCACCTGCTTGGCAGGTTACCTCAGGCCTTTGCTCCTGGTGCCACCTGAGCCCACCTGCCCTGTGACTTTCTCACTGTGCTGGGATGGTGGCCAGGCCTGATGGGATTGGCGACCTGATGGAGGTGAGGGGACTTCACCTGGATGCACCAGTTCTCAAAGGGTAGTCCCTTGGGCCCCCCTGGAGGGGACTTCCTCACAAAGTGGTTGAAAAGGGAAGAATGGACAGCTTGGAGAGATAGTAAGCTCCCTGTCTTTGGAGGTATTCAAGCATGGCTAGAGGGCGACTGCTCTGTGCTCTGGCAGCATCCTGGCCTTGAGTGGGAACTATGCTAGACACTGCtgaggccccccccccccgctttgtTTTCCTGTGACATCAGAAGTGCCCATCCCTGTCCTGGTGTTGACACTGTACCCTTTCTCTTTCAGGCTCTACTCCCACAGAGACGTCCGGGGCCAAGCCCCAGCCCAGCATCCTCTCCCAGGTGCCACTCATCCGATGGATCCTCACACTTAGCTTTCTGGTGGCAACGGTCGCTGTGGGGCTTTACGCCATGTGAACGCGAGCATGCTGGCTCCTGGGGGCCGTGAACTCTTCCTGGAGAGGGGCCATCTCTTGGCTGCCTTCCTTACTTgggcctgggaggggaagggtagAGGCCGTTGCAGCCCCCGCCCTCTCCCTGCGTCCCTCTTCCTCCGGGAAAAAGGAGCCTGTGGCATCTTCCCCAGCCAAAAGCACATCCAGCCAGTGACCTGAACTTCAGAGTGGGACGAGGGTCCTGCCCGGCCCCTCAGCACCCTCCCTACCCCCCGTTCCTGCAGCAGAGCCCAGAAGATGTAGCCAGAGGTGGCAGCTCCAAATGCCTCGGATCTGCAGTCTCCTTGTTAACATGCTGTGACCACTTTCCCCGTGAGCCATGGCGATTTTTATATAAATGTGCAGAGATGTTCTGTCTTGTGTTTCTGTCTTGTTTGTGTTGGAGCCACGCTTTGTCCCCAGCTCAGCCTGGactgtggtattttgttgtgttctgttctgtttttataGCAGGGTTGGGGTGGGTTGTTGGGGTTTGGGGAGGGAGGCGTCTAACAGCACCGTGGCCTTGGTCTCTAACTTTTCTGTGAAATAATAAACTACATTGCCTGATAGTAACTTGAAGTGTTTTTCTTGGATTCTATTCCCCTTGGGGAACTGACCTTTTCCTCACTTGTTTCTTGAAagcctggtggggaggaggggtgaaGGTGTGGGTGGCAGGAGCTATTTTAGGATGTTGCGCTCTGTTCTGAGAATGTGGGGGGTGAGCTTTAAGAAGTTGGTAGGCGAATCTTGGGGGCGAACCCTGCTTGATGCAAGACAGCTTTACTGAAGACAGGATTCCCTGAAGTGAGCAGATTCTGGGGTGAAATTTATGTGTCCTGTATAGTAAGTCTTAGGGATTAGAGTGAGATTCCCTGGTTCAAATCCCTACTACTCCACTTTGTAGCTCTGCCTTGGAGGTTAGTCATGAACCTCTCCAGGGCTCAGCTGTATCACCTTTAACATGAATACAGGCTCGCCAGCCTGTCTTGAGAAGCAAATGAGATGCATGTAAAATGCCAACATTGTACAATGCTGACTCCTATTACAAATCAAGAGAGACCagtgttttgttcattttgctgTGATTCTCGTGCTGTGTGAGTCACTTCACCTGTATCATCTCAGTTCATCTTCAGAGAGAAGCTGTGAGGAGTGCTACCACTCTCTGAGGGTCAGAAAGGATTTCAACCAGGTCTGGCCAGCACTAAACTAAGATGTTCCCACTGCCTGATGTCCTGAAAGCCACTGAAGTAGTGAAAATAAACTCTCCCAGTCTTGAGAGTGAAAGCCCCTTGCTGATGTTGTTActtgggagggaagggggacaAGGCATTTCCTTATATGACCAATACGTGAGGACTCTGTCCCTAGTCCTGACTTTGTCACTAAGTCTGGAACCTTGGTCAAGTCACTTCTAGTCTCCTTGTGTTCACAGGCCAAAAACAATACATCCCGCTGGAAGGAGGGTCAAGAAGCATCCAAACACCAGTCTGTGGATGGTGGCATCAAAATACCCAGTATCCTGGGACCCACCTCAGGAGATTCTGAAAATTCTGATTCTGGAGACCTGGGGAAGGGCCCTGGAATCACTGCTTATAAAAGTCTACTGGGCGATTCCAAAGTGCAACCAGGTCCAGAAGCCATTGTTTATGTATGCCAAGGGTAGGCATTCAAAGAGTGGCTAGAGCTCTTCTGACCCTGGGACCAGGTTCCAGTTTTCTGTGACAAGGGCATCAATACTCATTGTTTGTAGCCACAAAgaaaggaagggggtgggggcagttacAGACCGAGAGAAACCATCCTGAATTCTACTAACAGGAAAATGGCTAAAGAATTTGTATTCCATTCACACTGTGGAAAATTAAAGAGCTCTTAAATAGAATGAGTTAAAACTATGTCTCCACTCAGAGGGACTTCCACGAAGTATTAAGGAGAAAAGCCAGTTTCAGATTCATTTGATGTAATTTCAACACCCTGTAAAAAGATATATCAAATATGCCTTGTAAATATGTGCAAATATAGCACATGGAATAAAAAGTTCGTGTTGCGAGtgagactggaaaagaagggaGCGAGAGTATGCAGTCCAAGCTTGAGAATCTGTCGAGTTTGGCAGATTTCCCCATTTTTCAAGCCAGGCGGGGGAATCTGGTCGTGAATTTTCGCAAATTTTAAGCATTGCTCAATGATGAAAGCTCTTccgcaataaaaaaaaaaaaaaacctcaccatTTTGGGGTTTGAGAAAACATCCCTTGAGCCCCAGGTTTGAGTTTCGTTCTGGAGACGTTAAGGTGCCCCGCGGTGGCATTTCTGATCTACAACTTCTGGAAACGTGTTCTCCGTGAGAGCGGGGAGCGCAGGTGGGCCGCGCCCCCCTCCAGCCGCTAGGGGGCAGCAGGCTCACACCCAGCAAGCCTGTACTTCTCAGCGACCTACAGCTTCTTCCGCCCCGTGGCTCTGAAGTGGGTCATTTCCTCCCGAGACTTTGAAAAAGGCTTAAGGAGAGTACACAAAACAGCcctcgcccgcccgcccggcccCTCGGCCCGCCCCTCCGCCATCTTGGCGCCCCGCCCCGCTGCTTCCTCCGGGTCAGTTTCGCGCCAAATTGTCCGGCACGCAAAATGGAGCCCGGAAGGAGGCGAGGGGGCCTGACGTCATGAGCCCTGCAGCCAATCCGCCTTGGCGGCAGGTCCGGTAGGCGGGACTCGCGGGCGCAGAGCGGTCCAATCACTGGCCGAGGGGCTCTGGTTACCCAATGAGAGCGCAGCGACCGCGGCGTCCAAACGCGGCATCTCGTTTTTCCCGCGAAACTCGGCGGCGGGCCGTGGGGGTTCCTGTCTCTCGGGTTCCGGCGAGTGCGGGAAGGGAGAGGTGAGGCCGGCGGGGCTGGGAGTGGGCACCTGGGCGCCTGCACTTGACGGCGCAGTAAGGCAGTGGTTTCTCCTGGGAGAACTGGGGTCGGGGTCTGGGAGGCGGAACCGGGCTCACACCGCCCCGCATTCGGAGCGGAGGACCCGGGTGTCGGAGGGTTTGCCGCGCGCGCGTCCCCCTCCACACTGCCCCCTCCGCCTGCTCCAGCTCCTTGTCCCCGCGCCAGGTGCAGTCATGTCGGGCTTCGACGACCCCGGCATTTTCTACAGCGACAGCTTCGGGGGCGACAACGCGACCGATGAGGGGCAGGCCCGCAAGTCGCAGCTGCAGAGGCGCTTCAAGGAGTTTCTGCGGCAGTACCGAGTGGGCACCGACCGCACCGGCTTCACCTTCAAATACAGGTGCGGGCTGGAGATGCGGTCCCAGCGGGGCCTTGTCCTCTCACTGGGGCCCCTCACCCCGGTGGAATATGGTTTTTGTACGTTTCATATCTGAGGTTAACTTCTGAGTGAGTCTCGGGGTCCTTTGGTTCTTTTTTCATGTCTTGCTCCTATTCGTCTGCTTCTCACTGTCCTTCCGTGTAATGTGCGTGATAGCTTGTAAACCAAGTTCTCTGTGGGTGCAAAAGGTGAAGATGGTAGATAGGTTTActtcactccttccttccttcattcattccacTCAGTCAGCTTCTGCTGACTGAGCACTTGctgcgtgccaggcactgttccaggtgcAGGGCTAAGCACTGAGTGAGTCGGGCAGGGTCCCTGCTCCTAGTCGTTGTACATTTGCGACATCTTGCCAGATCCTCATAGGCCTTTAAAAGGCAGAGAATGAGTTTACAGGTCCAGGCGTGGGCCTGATTGATCCTTAGCTGAGTGACTTCCCAGTGacaatctctctgggcctcagtttcttcatcagtaaagtgGGCATAACCACGTTACCTCCGTTTATTCACATTCTGGATGGCATTGACCGTCTCTGTGCCAGACCCTGAGATGCAAAGATGGAAAGATTCATACTGCTTGCCCTCAAGAAGCTTCTAAGCCAGTAGGACCAACAAATAAATTACAAGATAATGATTGTCTCAAAGGAGGAATGTTCAAGGGGAGTTAGGGAAGGCTCTCAGAGGAGCCCTCCAAGATCCGGCCATGTGCCTCGCTGGCctccaaaaaaaagttaaaggctCCAAGGAGCCCAGTGAAAGGACTGGTTTGCAGGGAGAGTCTCCCAGACAGCTGTGCACAGAACCCTGTCTGTGTGAGTGTTGAAACATCCCTTGATTGTTTCGCAAATCGCTCCCCCAGAACGTTCTTTGGAGGATGACCTGTCGGCAGTGGGAGCCTCTTCAGGGTTAAATAACAGAACTACCTGGACTAGATGCGTGTTTAGGAAGAGGAGTGGTGGGGCACTGGTGTGGGTAGACTCCGGGTGCAAGTGTACCTTAGccagttttgttttctctgtgtctttcccCGCCCCTGCCCTGCCACCTGCCCATTCCAGGGATGAACTCAAGCGGCATTATAACCTGGGGGAATACTGGATCGAAGTGGAGATGGAGGACCTGGCCAGCTTTGACGAGGACTTGGCTGACTACTTGTACAAGCAACCAGCTGAGCATTTGCAGCTGGTGAGTGGGACCCTGTTCCCTCCCAGGCTGGGCTGGCCTTGCTCCAGGCACTCATAGcctgtccccttcctcctctccagctGGAGGAAGCTGCGAAAGAGGTGGCTGATGAGGTGACCCGGCCCCGGCCCACGGGCGATGAGGTGCTCCAGGATATCCAGGTCATGCTCAAGTCGGACGCCAGCCCGTCCAGCATTCGTAGCCTGAAGGTGGGTCCACTCAGAGGCCGGTTGGagggtggcagtggcagtggcttCAGAGACAGGCAGACCTGGGTGCCCACTGTGTTACCCTGAAGAACTCACTTGAcatttctgagcctgtttcctcctctgaaaaattAGCTCTTTGGACAGATGTTTGCTGAGCTCCTCCTGTGAGTGAGGCATTAAGTTGGGTCCTGGAGAAACAACGGTGAACTCAACAAGCTCAGTGACAAGTTCCTGTCCTTTGGGAGTGGGTATCCCCACAGAGGAGGCCGAGTAAACCTGTAAACGTCACCCGCGATTACTTTGTAAGAAGAATGGGAGAAGTCAGGAGGACGATGAGGAAGTGTGAAAAAGACAGAGAAGGCTGCTTTGAGGAGGGAATGTCTGAGTGAAGATCCAAGGACGGGGGCCAGCAGCCAGCATTCCTGGGGCGGGGGACACAGCTGGTGCAGAGCCTGTGGGGCAAGGCAGCGTGGCTGGAGGGTGGTAAGGAAGCAGGC
The Vicugna pacos chromosome 12, VicPac4, whole genome shotgun sequence DNA segment above includes these coding regions:
- the HMOX1 gene encoding heme oxygenase 1; the encoded protein is MEQPQPDSMPQDLSEALKEATQEVHTQAENAEFMKNFQRGQVTREGFKLVTASLYHIYGALEEEIEHNKENPVFAPLYFPEELHRRAALEQDLAFWYGPRWQESIPYTQATRRYVRRLHEVGRREPELLVAHAYTRYLGDLSGGQVLKKIAQKALDLPSSGEGLAFFTFPNIASATKFKQLYRARMNTLEMTPEVRQRVLEEAKTAFLLNIQLFEELQELLTRDAKDQSPSQAPDLHRRAGSRVQGSTPTETSGAKPQPSILSQVPLIRWILTLSFLVATVAVGLYAM